The Abditibacteriaceae bacterium sequence GCATCGTAAAAGCCTTTCGCTTTGACTTGCTCGATAGTAAAAAAAATTGGTAGCGTGAAAAAACCCAATTGCAAAAGGGCGGTCACGATAAAACGCACATCTTCATAGAAGACGTTGAGATACGACAGAATAAAAGAACAGCCCAGACAAAACATCGAAGTGAACAGTAACACCGGCACAACAAGAAGTATTTTGGGCGCGATCTGGGATGGATAGGTGCCCAGCATAAAGAAATAAAGGATGGTGAAAGCGAATGCAACACCGAAGTGGAACAAGTTGCCTAACAACGTTGCGAGCGGCAAGATCGCACGCGGGAAATACACTTTGCGTACCAGTTGCGCATTGCTTAAAATGGCGACACACCCATCGGAAAGCGTGACCGAAATAAAATTCCACAGAAACAGCACGAACAAATACGCCGAATAGTCTTTGATGGGCCGCGCTTGGATGAACTTCATCACAAGCGTAATGACCAAGATCTGCATCAGCGGGTTGAGCAGGCTCCACGCGATGCCGCCGACTGAATTCTTGTAGCGCAGTTTTAAATCACGCCGCACCAATTCGCCGATGAGCGGTCGGAACCGCCAGATTTCTCTCAGGCTTTCGGTCATAGTTTTCAAAGTACGGTCGAATGCGACCGTACTAGCCCTGCGGCATAATGAGTGCGACAGCGTAGCCTGTCAGGTATTTCTGTGCGACGCGTCGCACATCGGCGGCGGTCACTTTTTGGACTGCGCCCGGCCATTCCCAATCGGATGCGCCTTGCGTCGCACTCGCCAGCGCCGCGTTGAAACTGCGCTCGCGCAACGGCTCACGATCGACGCTCCAACTGCCGCGCACATAATTCTTGGCGCGTTCGAGCTCTGCCGACGCGACGGACGTTTCGCGCAGTTTGCGGGCTTCGTCGAGCAGAGCGTTCTTCACACTTTCGACCGCATTGGCTTCGGTTTGTGCATAAAGCACAAATTCGCTTCCCCACCGACGCGGCACAAACGAAACCGCAGCTTGCTGAGCGCTTTCTTCTGGTGGACCGCCCAGCGAAGGTGTCCGTGTATTGAGCAAACGTCGCGGCAATCGAGCATTAGGCGCTTCACCCAGCAAAGCGGCAGTCACGGCCAGAGCCGGCAAATCGGGGCTGTTGGCAGCAGCGCCCAGAAACGAGACGAAAACCCATGCGTTATCCGTTGGCAGTTGACGAACGAGAAGAGCCGGATCGGTTTTCGCAACCGGAGCGAAGGCCGGTGCCGAAGGACGTGCCACGATGTCTTCCGGCGAAAGCTCACCGGTTTTCGCCGGAGGAGGCGTTAATTTTTCCAGTTGCGCAGCAACGGCGGCTTCATCGACAGCGCCCGAAGCAGCAACAACTAGATTATCTGGTCGCACATAGGCGCGAAAATACGCCTGCACCCGGTCGTTGGTGAGCGTGCGGCGCGAATCTTCCGTGCCATGAGGCGCAAGGCCATAAGCCAGCGGGCTTCCTGCCGTATTGCGGTAAACCTGCGAACGCAGCGCCGTCGTCGCGCCCAAAGCAATATCATCTTCGGCGGCCATACTCGCGGCAGCGACGCGGCGGCGCGCGGCCGCAATGTCGGCGTCGCTGAGACGAGGATTAAGAACTAAGGTGGTCAGCGCGCCAAGCACAACATCGGAGCCGGATGCGTCGCC is a genomic window containing:
- a CDS encoding pitrilysin family protein, giving the protein MKNTFTVRSIPTVLSLLAAPLSTLPSSAAPVTSPAPAPPVTAPKPGVTKPAAPATAKPAPAVIKPQALPKPQISAPAIKPPTATPVKPVATKPVIAPVAAAKPVVPPAKAPSLRELASTRKLSNGITLVTRLDRTSPRVAFSILVRAGAADETVQSAGWRRVLTEAMLRASAVKTGESTEELTGAKLQRLAERAGGSLGASVSDDVVEFWGVGDASGSDVVLGALTTLVLNPRLSDADIAAARRRVAAASMAAEDDIALGATTALRSQVYRNTAGSPLAYGLAPHGTEDSRRTLTNDRVQAYFRAYVRPDNLVVAASGAVDEAAVAAQLEKLTPPPAKTGELSPEDIVARPSAPAFAPVAKTDPALLVRQLPTDNAWVFVSFLGAAANSPDLPALAVTAALLGEAPNARLPRRLLNTRTPSLGGPPEESAQQAAVSFVPRRWGSEFVLYAQTEANAVESVKNALLDEARKLRETSVASAELERAKNYVRGSWSVDREPLRERSFNAALASATQGASDWEWPGAVQKVTAADVRRVAQKYLTGYAVALIMPQG
- a CDS encoding ABC transporter permease: MTESLREIWRFRPLIGELVRRDLKLRYKNSVGGIAWSLLNPLMQILVITLVMKFIQARPIKDYSAYLFVLFLWNFISVTLSDGCVAILSNAQLVRKVYFPRAILPLATLLGNLFHFGVAFAFTILYFFMLGTYPSQIAPKILLVVPVLLFTSMFCLGCSFILSYLNVFYEDVRFIVTALLQLGFFTLPIFFTIEQVKAKGFYDAYMLNPIAAFIVTYQRALLLPPEVKVDGRVLPPVSIPWDYFAIACVTSVLVLGIGFALFNRYQWEMAERL